In Antricoccus suffuscus, the genomic stretch CTCCGGGCTCGATCACTCCTCGCTCTACCCGATCTACTCACGCCTCGTAAACTTCACCCCGGACCTGCAGGCGAAGCCCGGCCTTGCCAAGTCATGGGAATACCCGGATCCGCTCACGCTCGTCCTCACACTTCAGCCAAACGTCAAGTTCCAGGACGGCACCGCGATGGATGCGGCGGCGGTCAAGTTCAACATCGATCGCGCCAGGACGCTGCCAACCTCGACGGTGAAGACAAACCTGGCGACTGTCGCGAGCGTCGACGCGACATCCCCTGACACGGTGACCATTCACCTGACCGAGCCCGACACGTCGTTGCCGCTAATTTTCGCCGATCGGGCCGGCATGATGGTCTCGCCGACCGCGGTGCAGAGCGAGGGTGCCGACTTCGCGTCCCATCCCGTGGGTGCGGGCCCGTACAAGTTTGTCAGTTTTGCGCCGGGCGATTCGCTGGTTCTGACTAAGAACACCGACTACTGGGAACCAGGTAAGCCGTATCTGGACAACCTGACCATCAAGTACATCGCAAATGGTCAGACGGCCAACAACGCACTGGTCGACAAGCAGATCGACTTCGTCAATGGCGTCAGCCCCCAGCTCGTGGCGAGCCTCAAGGCGAAACCGGGCATCGTGGCGAACAGTTCCTCATCTGTCTCGATGAACGGCTGTTACTTCAACTTCAGGAAGCCGCCGTTCAACGAACTCAAGGCCCGCCAGGCCATCGCTTATGCGCTGGACAACGGGGCACTCAACAAGGCGCTCAACTTCGGTCAAGGCGGCGAGGCTGCGACTCAGCTGTTCCCCTCGAGCTACTGGGCGTACAACAAAGACCTCAAATACCCGTACAAGCACGACGTAAAGAAGGCGAAGCAACTCTGGTCAGAAGCTGGCATGGACGGCGTCACGGTTCAAGCAATTGGCTACAACGCACCTGGACAGCAGCGGAAGCTCGAGATCATTCAATCTGAGCTCAAAGAAGCGGGTATCACAATGACCGTGGATATAAAGGATGTCAGCGCTGCGAACCAAGAGATGTACGTCGATGGGGGCCCCGCAACACTCTACTGTTCCGGCTGGAGCGGCCGACCTGATCCCAATGACACCTTCACCAGCCTCACCTCGCCGAAGTCCTTCTACAACCCTGGCGGATTTGCAGCGCCAAACGTGGAAGAACTGATTGCCGCAGGAAAGAAGGAGTCGGACACGGCCGCTCGTGCCAAGGCCTACCAACCGCTGGCGAAACTCGTCCAAGACTACGTCATCTGGCTGCCGATCAACTTCAACCCGCTGATCGTCGCGTACCAAAGCAAGGTCAAAGGCTACGTGCCCGATCTATACGGGAAGCCGGACGTCAGCTTCCTGTGGATCACCAAGTAAGGGGTCCGAGAGGTATGTATGAGGGCGACACGAGAAGATGTTCGGTTCGATAATTCTGCGGCGCCTCGGGGCAGTCATCCCGACGCTGCTGATCGCGAGCCTGGTCGTGTTCATGCTCGTCCAGATGATTCCGGGCGACCCGGCGATTACGATCGCCGGGGAGTCCGCGACTCCCGAGCAGCTTCAGGCCATTCGCCAGAGCCTGGGTTTGAACGATTCGCTGCCGGTGCAGTTCTGGAACTGGCTGACGAACCTCGTGCACGGGGACCTTGGCCGTTCGCTGATCAACGGCGAACCGGTGCGATCTGCGTTGATGCGCACCACCGGGGTGACTCTGACGATCGTCGCTACCGCGATGCTCATCGCGCTCGTAATTGGACTCGCCGCAGGAATCGTGGCCGCGCTTCACGCCAACGGCCTGGTCGACAGGGCCGTAACGGCGCTGGTTTCCCTGGGGGTCGCAATGCCGGGTTTCTGGATCGGGCTCATCCTCGTGATCGTCTTCGCCCTCGGGCTCGGGTGGTTCCCAGCGACTGGCGGCATGAGCTTCTTCGCCGACCCCGTGACAGCGCTTCAGCACGCCGTTCTTCCGGGCCTCGCCATGGGGATCGTCGGTGCTGCCGAAATCGCCCGGCAGACCCGCGGGGCGATGATCCAGGCCATGTCTGCCGATAGCGTGCGAACCCACCGAGCCAAAGGATTATCCGAACGCGCGATCGTCTGGCGGGCGCTGAAGAATTGCTCCGTGCCCATCCTGACCATCGCGGGGCTCCAGCTGAATTCCTACCTGGGCGCCACCGTCGTGATCGAAGCAGTATTCGCGATACCCGGTCTGGGCGGGCTGATCCTGAATGCAACGCTTCAAAAGGATTACCCGATCATCCAAGGCGTCGTACTTGTCATGGCGCTGATCGTTATCACGGTGAATTTGCTCGTGGACATTGCGTACCGCATCGTCGACCCGAGGATTCGATGACATGACTGACAAAGTTACGAACAAAGTGCGCACACCGGATACGACCGTGACGCAAACTCCACGGCAACGACGCTGGTTACGGCTGCTTCTGGCCGACAAGGTGTCGCTAGTCGCCGCTGTTGTGATTGTGCTGATCATCCTGGCGGCGATCCTCGCGCCACTTCTCGCTCCGTACAGCCCATCTGACCAAGACCTCAACAGCATCCTTTCCGGGCCGTCTGGTGCCCATCTGCTTGGGACTGACGACCTCGGCCGGGATTTGCTCAGCAGGCTCATCTACGGCGCGCGAGTCTCTCTGGAAGCCTCAGTGATCGCCGTAGGGGTGGGGCTACTGATTGGCGTGCCGGTCGGTCTTGCGGCCGGATACTTCGGACGCTGGATCGACGCGATCCTGATGCGCATCGTCGACACGCTCCTCGCGTTCCCCGCGCTAGTGCTCGCCATCGGGGTCGGTGCTGCACTCGGTCGAGGCCTTGTACAGGCCATGATCGCGGTCGGAATCGTGTTTGCACCGATCCTTGCGCGCCTCGTTCGCGGCCAAGTTCTCACCTTACGCAAGCGCCTCTTCATCGAGGTCGCAACGACGTACGGCACCTCGACAGGCAGAATGATCCGGCGGCACGTAATACCTAACGTGATGCGTCCGGTTATCGTTCAGGCCACATTCCTCCTTGCGATCGGTCTACTCGCAGAAGCGAGTCTGAGTTTCCTCGGCTTAGGTGTCCAGCCTCCGACGGCGAGTTGGGGAACGATGCTCCAAAGCTCATTTCAGTTCATCACCGTTGCCCCAAGCCAGATATTCGCGCCCGGCATAGCTATTGCGATAACCGTCTTGTCATTCAATCTCCTCGGCGATTTCCTGAACGACGTACTGGATCCCAACACACCACTACGGCCCCGGAGGAAGCGACGCCGGGCGTAGGTCGAACATCCAGCCGACATGGTCGCCGTATAGCCACCGTGCTGCCGCCGTATAGTCGCCGTACAGCGAAAGGTGATACGGGGTCAGACACTGCGATCTCGCACTTGGAAAGTTGGCACGACAGCGAATGGCGAATATTTCCGGCGGGCAGGAGCTCTCCGGACGCACCGGGGAGCTAACCGCCCTGATTGGACTCCTGGATCGCCTGCAGAACGACGGCGCGACCTGCTGCATTGTGACCGGTGATGCTGGCATGGGTAAGACGATGCTCACTAGGCAACTAGCGCAGATCGCAAGGACTCGTGGGTATCTCACGCTTGAAGGGCGTGCGCAAGAGTACGACCGAAGCCATGCCTATTCCACGCTCAAGGACACCTTGTCCTCGGTCCAGGAGACAGACCTCGCGACGGAATCCGCCAAGTATCTAAAGCTAGTCGGACAGGCGATCGCAGAACCGCACTTCTCTCCGGTCGAAAGCTCGCCGAACGCACCCTCCGAACAGTCGACACTCGCCCGCCTTACCCAATTTCTCCGCTCAGCAACGGTCGATCAACCATGCGTCCTCATTATCGATGATGCTCACGCGTCGGACGACGAGACACTTCAGACCCTGTCTTTGGCGTTCCGCTATCTTTCCGTGCGTCCGATCCTCCTAGCCTGCGCCGTGCGAAGTGACAAGTGGCTCGCAGATAGCAGCTTCGCCACCACGATCGGACGGCTCACGGAGCACAGTCAGCACTCCATTATCGACCTGAGCGCCCTCGACGACCTTGCGCTAGAGCGCCTGGTCCAGGACGTGACCGGAGGGACCCCCGACAGTCACCTGCTGGCCTACATCCAAAGGCAGAGCGCGGGGAACCCGTTGTTCGCTAAGGAAGCGCTCCTTTCCCTACAGGCCCAGGGAGCGCTGCGTATCAGCGGCGAGACGGTGGTCCTTCCGGAAGCTCCACCGAACATAAGGGTTAGCCGTCGCGGCGCCCTCCTCCAGCGGATCTTCCGACAGGACCAGCACTGCCTAGAACTGGCAAGACTGTTATCCGCGTTTGGCGAGGTCCACCTGGACCAGTTTTCCCTGATCGCCGATCTAACGGGCTTTAGCCAGCCGTTTCTCGAATCGGCGTTCGACAGTCTCGTAGAGGCGGGAATTCTCGTCCTCGGCTCGAGGAACGTCTACCAATTCGCTCATCCTCTAATGGCCGAGGTGCTCTACGAAGATCTAGGGCCTACAAAGCGACGACGGATTCACTATGCGATCGCGAGCCGGTTACCGGCGGACGCGCCGCAGATGGGACGGACTCGCCGAGCCACACATCTGGTCGAGTCGGCTGAGATCGGCGATCTGTCCGCGATAAATGCGGCGATCGAGGTCGCTGAGACGATTCGCCACTCTGCTCCGCTGTCTGCCGCCGTTTGGTACGAGCGGGCGCTCAACCTCGTCGGACCCACTGACCCCGACCTGGCCGTGTCAACGCTCGCTGCCAGGGCATTAGCTCTATGGAAGGGAGCGCGACCTGAACTCGCAATTCGGGACGGACTTCAAGCGCTGTCCAGCCTTCCTCCTGGCAAGCTGCGCGACCGCACACTGGCCGTCATCGTCAACGCCATGTACGCGACGAGCCGGCTGGATGAGGCACTGGAGCTACTGGACGGCATGACGGTGAACGCCAGCTTAAGCATCCCTTTTCGCTCTTTACGCCCGGTAATTCTCGCCCAGGTCGGTCACCCGACAGAGGCCATCGAGGCTCTCGATGAAATCACCAAGGTGGTCGAGGACCACGGAGATAGTACCGATGTCGTCACCTTCACCCACCTCGGTCAGGCTGCAGGAACCCTCGGGGTCTGGAAGGAAGCAGAGGAATGGATCCATCGCCTAACCGACATTGGCTTGGACGGGTCGGACCAATACTCCAGCGAAATGCGCGTCGGCGCGCTCGAATCAGCTGCCTATCTCCTCAGTGAAGCGGGCTTCGTGATGCGATCGAGCACGGCAATTGCTGAGGCATTCACAGTCGCCACCGGACCCCTGCGAAACTCTGGTGGCCAGACGGAGCACCACCAGATCATCAACTATTTCTTCCGCGGCGAATGGACGCGTGCCCTCGAGACCCTTCGCACCACCTCGGTGCGGCTCGAATTCTCTGGGATGACTGCCATTTTAGGACGCCTACAACTTATCGAGGGCGAGATTCTCCTTGGGCAGGCGCGCTACTCTGAGGCTGGTCAACTGCTTTCCGCGTTCCCCAGGTTCTCGACCGACGACCGCATCAGTTGCGAACGAGAAATCCTCCGATCGCGAATTGAACTCGGCCACGGCCAATTCGACTCTGCCTTGGAAGGTCTGAAATCACAGCTCAAACGTCTTAATAACCGAGGCTGGCTCCGCACCGAGGCCCGATTGCTAGAGGCGCTCTTCGAGACCTATGTCGGCTTACAGGATTTCGCATCGGCGCGCGTAGCGGGTGACCGGCTCAGGGACCTGGCAGAGCACACCGATATTCCCCGCTTCCGATGGACTGCGGACCTTGCGGCAGTCGTCATTAATGACGATGTTGCGCTCGCCGAAACGCTAATAAGGGAAGCCGACTCTGAAGGAGCCGGCTTCATCGTCGCTCGCGCCGAATTCGCCCTGGGCGTGGCTAAAGGGAACGACCCTGACCCGCTGCGACGTGCATTGATCCGTTTTGATGCGATGGGAGCTCGATCGTGGCGCGAGCGAGTGCTCTTGCACTTGAATAGTTCGCCGATCAGCCCGGCCGTGGAATCGACTGACCCGCGATATCTCGATCTAACGGATGTCGAAAGGCGGCTTGTAACTCTAGTTCGCGATGGGCTCAACAATCGCGAGATCGCAGACGAGCTCCATTACAGTCGGAAAACGATTGAGGCATACCTGAGCCGACTGTATCGGAAGTTCGATTGCCACTCGCGGGTTGGCCTCATCGTCGCTCTTGAGGAAGACGGTGGATAGCGCGGGTCCGTCCGCGCTAAAAAACCGACCTTTAACGTTGTAGCGGCTGCCACCCGAGCGTCATGACCCGAACACGTTACCAGCGAGTGAACGCGTCCGTGATTCGAGGGCCAAGCAGTGAAAGCCCTGCGGAGGTCCTCGTATCGGGTTCGCACCAGTTGAATCGTCGATTCTCTAAAATAAATGAACCGCGTGGCATGCCGGCGGCTGGAGTGCCGTGGGCTGGATGAACCTCGCACTACTCACCATCTGCCTCACCGTCGCGATCCTCATCCGGATCCGCGCACGCGAGCCCGCACCATTTGCTTCCTGACGGCCGACCCTCACCATCTTGCAGCACTCGAGGTATCGACCTAGCGGTCAGTGTCGCCGGACTGCGTTACCTAGCGAGTATCGGCGGCACCAGCGGAACGCCTTGCTAATTCAATACCTGGTCAGTTGATACGGTTTGCGCGTGATCAAAGAATCCGTGACCGACACACTTCGGACAGTCGTCGAGGAGCGCGACTGGGCACAGTTCCACACACCCGAGAACCTCGCCAAGAGCATTGCGATCGAGGCGGGCGAACTACTTGAGTGTTATCAGTGGAGTGCCGATACCGATCCTGAGCGCACAAGAGACGAGCTCGCTGACGTACTGACATATTGCCTGCTGCTCGCCGACAGGCTGGACTTGGACGCTAACCAAATCATTCTCGAGAAACTGGCAACGACACGGGCGAAGTACCCCGTCGAGAGAGCCCGCGGCCGAAGCACCAAGTATGACCAACTTTGAGATCGAGCAACTGCGGTTCTCACAAGTAGACGTCAAAGGTTGGGCCACCCTCAGCAATCGACACACCAACTGGCCGGTTGTCTACAGCCTCGACGACGGGAGCGACATCTACGTCGGGGAATCCCTCAACGTCGCAGCCCGCTTGCTTCAGCATCTCGAGTCCCCTGATAAGAAGCATCTTCGGCGGATTCGGGTTGTCATCGACGGCACATTTAACAAGTCCACGTGTCTGGATCTCGAATCATTTTTAATCCGGCTGCTTGCCGGAGACGGTCGCTACCAAGTTTTGAACCGTAACGCCGGCATCACCGACGCGGACTACTTCAGTCGGAACCAATACCAACAAACCTTCGAGGAGGTATTCGCAGAGCTCCTTGCAGCGGGGGTGTTCACGCGCACCATTCCACAGATAGAGAACAGCGACCTGTTCAAGCTGTCCCCGTTCAAGGCCCTCAACAACGACCAGGCAATCGCAGTTGAGGACATCCTCGAGGGTCTGTTCGAAGACCTCGCCTCCGGCGATCGCAGCACTGTCGTCGTACAAGGCGACCCCGGCACCGGAAAGACCATTGTCGCCATCTACCTCATGAAACTGCTTCGAGATATCGCAAGGTCCATGCCAGGCGAAGAAGTGGACAGCGATTCGATCTTCTCCGAATTCTTCGCCGAGGGCTACCGCGAACTTCTCGAAAACGTGCGCATCGGACTTGTCATCCCCCAGCAGTCACTGCGTTCTTCGATCGAGAAGGTGTTCTCTAAGACTCCCGGACTCAGCAAAGGAATGGTCTTCACTCCGTTCCAAGTTGGCGAGAGCGAAGAGAGATTCGACTTACTCATCGTTGACGAGACACACAGACTCAACCAGCGTGCCAACCAGCCTTCTGCGATCCAAAATCGCCGATTTGCCGAGATCAACAAACGACTATTTGGTGTTGACGACAGTTCGAAAACGCAACTTGACTGGATTCAGACGCAAAGCAATCATCAAATCTTCCTCCTCGACTCGGCTCAGAGCGTACGGCCAGCCGATCTGCCTTCTGCAAGCCTCGAACGCCTCGCCGCGACGGACCGTTGCTACCCCCTGACCTCCCAGATGCGAGTCCGCGGAGGTTCGGACTACATCTCATACGTACGGCAGATACTGAGTCCATTACCGCCGACCCGGGAGCTCTTTCGGGACTACGAGTTCCGGATGTTTGATGATCTGGAGCAGATGCGCGACCAAATCCGGCGGAAAGATTCCGAGGAGGGCTTGTGCCGCCTCGTCGCAGGGTACGCCTGCCCATGGAAAAGTAAGAAGGACCCAACGGCGTACGACATCGAGCTTGACGGAGTTCAACTGCGATGGAATAGGACGGATAAGGACTGGATTAACTCCGCTAACTCAGTGGATGAGGTCGGATCAATCCACACAGTACAAGGCTATGACCTCAACTTCGCTGGCGTGATTATCGGACCCGATCTTCGTTACGATGCCTCGAATAGCCAGCTAGTCTTCGATCGAGCGAACTACTTCGACAAAAAGGGTAAAGAGAACAATCCACGCCTTGGCATTACCTACAGCGACGACGATCTGCTCCGGTTTGTCGTCAACGTCTATAGCGTGCTACTTACCCGTGGGATACGAGGAACTTACGTCTACGCGTGTGATCCAGCGCTTCGCACCTACTTGCAGCGATTCATCTCGATCTAACTAGAGCCGGCTACGACCTGGCGCCAGGATGGGCAGTGGGTTTACGCGCTGGTCGGTGCCTAGTCGCGACTGGCGCGGCCGACCCTTTCGCCGCGCCCCCGTGACCCAGACCCGACGACCTGTCCGATAGCCGGGATCTGCGCTTTAGTCGGCCCACTTACCCCCTGCTGCTTGGTTGCGCAATGCCGCTAAACTGTGGCTCGTCGGGGCTCGCTGGCCACTGCCATCCGTGGGCCGATTTCTTGTGGGGTAACTGTAGTGATTGTCGGGGGACGCTTGTATGTCTGCGCCTGTTGAGAGTTCGTCAGGTAATAAACCGTGGTATTTGCAGCGGTGGAGTTTGGCCCTTGCGCTCATTCTGATCATTGGCATTATCGGCTCATTATCGAAGTCAGGTACCGATAACGATGCGGCGTCGACTGTTGCACCGTCGTCGTCGGCCTCGCCGACATCGTCACCGACCAAGTCGACGCCCGCAGCGTCGTCGTCAGTCGAGGCCCTTACTGCGAATTTCGCTGCCGCGCAGGCCGCGTCACCTGATATTACGGCGTTGTTAGAGACGTTGCCGGTGAAGGGCCGCTCGCCGGAGACAGGATACGACCGAGACTTGTTCGGGTCGTCCTGGACGGACGATGTGATGGTTGACGGCGGGCACAATGGTTGCGATACCCGCAACGACATCCTGCGACGTGATCTGGTCGAGATCACGTTAAAACCGGGCTCAAACGGCTGCACAGTGTTGTCGGGCACGTTGAATGATCCGTATACGGGGACCGCGATCCCGTTTGTGCGGGGCGAGGGCACGTCAACTGCGATCCAAATAGATCACGTTGTGGCGCTTTTGGATGCATGGCAGAAAGGTGCGCAGCAGTTGTCTGCACAGCAGAGGACTGATTTGGCGAACGATCCAATGAATTTGCAGGCGGTCGATGGTCCGACGAATGAGGCTAAGGGTGATGGGGATGCCGCGACATGGTTGCCTCCGGACAAGTCGTATCGCTGCACATACGTGAGT encodes the following:
- a CDS encoding ABC transporter substrate-binding protein yields the protein MTTIRFGVFRKAQIPALMAIVAMGLAACGGGSSSNEGASASTSYGKPTPGGDLTVAFSASPTSLDPISGGSGLDHSSLYPIYSRLVNFTPDLQAKPGLAKSWEYPDPLTLVLTLQPNVKFQDGTAMDAAAVKFNIDRARTLPTSTVKTNLATVASVDATSPDTVTIHLTEPDTSLPLIFADRAGMMVSPTAVQSEGADFASHPVGAGPYKFVSFAPGDSLVLTKNTDYWEPGKPYLDNLTIKYIANGQTANNALVDKQIDFVNGVSPQLVASLKAKPGIVANSSSSVSMNGCYFNFRKPPFNELKARQAIAYALDNGALNKALNFGQGGEAATQLFPSSYWAYNKDLKYPYKHDVKKAKQLWSEAGMDGVTVQAIGYNAPGQQRKLEIIQSELKEAGITMTVDIKDVSAANQEMYVDGGPATLYCSGWSGRPDPNDTFTSLTSPKSFYNPGGFAAPNVEELIAAGKKESDTAARAKAYQPLAKLVQDYVIWLPINFNPLIVAYQSKVKGYVPDLYGKPDVSFLWITK
- a CDS encoding ABC transporter permease; its protein translation is MFGSIILRRLGAVIPTLLIASLVVFMLVQMIPGDPAITIAGESATPEQLQAIRQSLGLNDSLPVQFWNWLTNLVHGDLGRSLINGEPVRSALMRTTGVTLTIVATAMLIALVIGLAAGIVAALHANGLVDRAVTALVSLGVAMPGFWIGLILVIVFALGLGWFPATGGMSFFADPVTALQHAVLPGLAMGIVGAAEIARQTRGAMIQAMSADSVRTHRAKGLSERAIVWRALKNCSVPILTIAGLQLNSYLGATVVIEAVFAIPGLGGLILNATLQKDYPIIQGVVLVMALIVITVNLLVDIAYRIVDPRIR
- a CDS encoding ABC transporter permease, with protein sequence MTDKVTNKVRTPDTTVTQTPRQRRWLRLLLADKVSLVAAVVIVLIILAAILAPLLAPYSPSDQDLNSILSGPSGAHLLGTDDLGRDLLSRLIYGARVSLEASVIAVGVGLLIGVPVGLAAGYFGRWIDAILMRIVDTLLAFPALVLAIGVGAALGRGLVQAMIAVGIVFAPILARLVRGQVLTLRKRLFIEVATTYGTSTGRMIRRHVIPNVMRPVIVQATFLLAIGLLAEASLSFLGLGVQPPTASWGTMLQSSFQFITVAPSQIFAPGIAIAITVLSFNLLGDFLNDVLDPNTPLRPRRKRRRA
- a CDS encoding helix-turn-helix transcriptional regulator, translating into MANISGGQELSGRTGELTALIGLLDRLQNDGATCCIVTGDAGMGKTMLTRQLAQIARTRGYLTLEGRAQEYDRSHAYSTLKDTLSSVQETDLATESAKYLKLVGQAIAEPHFSPVESSPNAPSEQSTLARLTQFLRSATVDQPCVLIIDDAHASDDETLQTLSLAFRYLSVRPILLACAVRSDKWLADSSFATTIGRLTEHSQHSIIDLSALDDLALERLVQDVTGGTPDSHLLAYIQRQSAGNPLFAKEALLSLQAQGALRISGETVVLPEAPPNIRVSRRGALLQRIFRQDQHCLELARLLSAFGEVHLDQFSLIADLTGFSQPFLESAFDSLVEAGILVLGSRNVYQFAHPLMAEVLYEDLGPTKRRRIHYAIASRLPADAPQMGRTRRATHLVESAEIGDLSAINAAIEVAETIRHSAPLSAAVWYERALNLVGPTDPDLAVSTLAARALALWKGARPELAIRDGLQALSSLPPGKLRDRTLAVIVNAMYATSRLDEALELLDGMTVNASLSIPFRSLRPVILAQVGHPTEAIEALDEITKVVEDHGDSTDVVTFTHLGQAAGTLGVWKEAEEWIHRLTDIGLDGSDQYSSEMRVGALESAAYLLSEAGFVMRSSTAIAEAFTVATGPLRNSGGQTEHHQIINYFFRGEWTRALETLRTTSVRLEFSGMTAILGRLQLIEGEILLGQARYSEAGQLLSAFPRFSTDDRISCEREILRSRIELGHGQFDSALEGLKSQLKRLNNRGWLRTEARLLEALFETYVGLQDFASARVAGDRLRDLAEHTDIPRFRWTADLAAVVINDDVALAETLIREADSEGAGFIVARAEFALGVAKGNDPDPLRRALIRFDAMGARSWRERVLLHLNSSPISPAVESTDPRYLDLTDVERRLVTLVRDGLNNREIADELHYSRKTIEAYLSRLYRKFDCHSRVGLIVALEEDGG
- a CDS encoding MazG-like family protein produces the protein MIKESVTDTLRTVVEERDWAQFHTPENLAKSIAIEAGELLECYQWSADTDPERTRDELADVLTYCLLLADRLDLDANQIILEKLATTRAKYPVERARGRSTKYDQL
- a CDS encoding DUF2075 domain-containing protein — protein: MTNFEIEQLRFSQVDVKGWATLSNRHTNWPVVYSLDDGSDIYVGESLNVAARLLQHLESPDKKHLRRIRVVIDGTFNKSTCLDLESFLIRLLAGDGRYQVLNRNAGITDADYFSRNQYQQTFEEVFAELLAAGVFTRTIPQIENSDLFKLSPFKALNNDQAIAVEDILEGLFEDLASGDRSTVVVQGDPGTGKTIVAIYLMKLLRDIARSMPGEEVDSDSIFSEFFAEGYRELLENVRIGLVIPQQSLRSSIEKVFSKTPGLSKGMVFTPFQVGESEERFDLLIVDETHRLNQRANQPSAIQNRRFAEINKRLFGVDDSSKTQLDWIQTQSNHQIFLLDSAQSVRPADLPSASLERLAATDRCYPLTSQMRVRGGSDYISYVRQILSPLPPTRELFRDYEFRMFDDLEQMRDQIRRKDSEEGLCRLVAGYACPWKSKKDPTAYDIELDGVQLRWNRTDKDWINSANSVDEVGSIHTVQGYDLNFAGVIIGPDLRYDASNSQLVFDRANYFDKKGKENNPRLGITYSDDDLLRFVVNVYSVLLTRGIRGTYVYACDPALRTYLQRFISI
- a CDS encoding GmrSD restriction endonuclease domain-containing protein, whose amino-acid sequence is MSAPVESSSGNKPWYLQRWSLALALILIIGIIGSLSKSGTDNDAASTVAPSSSASPTSSPTKSTPAASSSVEALTANFAAAQAASPDITALLETLPVKGRSPETGYDRDLFGSSWTDDVMVDGGHNGCDTRNDILRRDLVEITLKPGSNGCTVLSGTLNDPYTGTAIPFVRGEGTSTAIQIDHVVALLDAWQKGAQQLSAQQRTDLANDPMNLQAVDGPTNEAKGDGDAATWLPPDKSYRCTYVSRQVQVKAKYGLWVTTAERDAIVKILGNCDAPAAASVVPVPAPVTTTTAPPPVTTTAAPPPITTTQAPAPAPVPAPKVAPAPAPPPAPPAQTNVYYQNCAAAKAAGAAPIYAGQPGYRSALDRDKDGVACE